The Metabacillus litoralis genome contains a region encoding:
- a CDS encoding ABC transporter permease, with amino-acid sequence MRLWMLGIAAIVLSFISLFIGAIDITPMDLLNWDSDETHIFLISRIPRLIAIILAGAGMSIAGLIMQSLSRNKFVSPTTAGTLDAARLGILISMLFFTNVTYTQQVIFSFAFALAGTFVFMQILDRIKFKDVIFVPLIGIMYGNILSSITTFLGYEADLLQNLSSWLMGSFTLIISGRYELLYVSIPAVILAYIYANKFTVAGMGEDFAKNLGLSYKLILNIGLILVAIISTTVVLTVGVIPFLGLIVPNIVSLYLGDNLRKTIPHTAVLGVVFLLICDILGRIIIHPYEIPVNVTVAVIGSAIFLTMLLRGRAYAK; translated from the coding sequence TACACCAATGGACTTGCTTAATTGGGATTCAGACGAAACACATATTTTCCTAATAAGCCGAATTCCACGTTTAATTGCGATTATATTAGCGGGGGCAGGGATGAGTATTGCCGGCTTAATTATGCAGTCTTTAAGCCGAAATAAATTTGTATCACCAACAACTGCTGGGACATTAGACGCAGCAAGGCTAGGTATTTTAATTTCAATGCTATTTTTTACGAATGTAACATATACCCAGCAAGTTATTTTTAGTTTTGCTTTTGCATTGGCTGGAACATTCGTATTTATGCAGATTTTGGATCGTATAAAATTTAAAGATGTTATTTTTGTTCCATTAATTGGAATTATGTATGGGAATATTTTATCTTCCATTACCACTTTTTTAGGGTATGAAGCTGATCTACTTCAAAACCTCTCTTCCTGGCTCATGGGGAGCTTTACTTTGATTATTTCTGGTCGCTATGAACTTTTATATGTTAGTATTCCAGCCGTTATTTTAGCTTATATTTATGCAAATAAATTTACAGTAGCCGGAATGGGAGAAGATTTTGCGAAGAATCTAGGCTTAAGTTATAAGCTGATTCTAAATATTGGTCTTATTCTTGTTGCAATTATTTCAACAACAGTTGTTCTCACTGTTGGGGTTATTCCATTTTTGGGACTAATTGTACCAAATATTGTTTCTCTTTATTTAGGTGATAATTTACGCAAAACAATACCACATACCGCGGTATTGGGGGTTGTTTTCTTATTAATATGTGATATTTTAGGGCGGATCATTATTCACCCTTATGAGATTCCAGTTAATGTAACAGTGGCAGTGATAGGCAGTGCGATCTTCTTAACGATGCTACTTAGGGGGAGAGCATATGCGAAATAG
- a CDS encoding iron chelate uptake ABC transporter family permease subunit, whose product MRNRTKLILLVAIAIVCILFYGFYDIKGGFDYAFPKRMLRVSAMIVTGIAISYSTVVFQTITHNRILTPSVMGLDSMYQVVQTLIYFFAGSMSVWVLNKYLNFGAAILAMVVFAMLLYRFLFRADKHPIYFLLLIGMIIGTLLGSLVTFLQVLIDPVEYLSLQSRLFATFTNVKAELLFISIGILFFAFLYGYLIMGKLDVMSLGRENAMNLGINYDSMVMRILILSSVLIATSTALVGPITFFGLIVANLSYQYLVTYKHSIHIIGASLISIIALVGGQFLVEHIFELRTTLSVIINFIGGIYFIYLLLKESRAAG is encoded by the coding sequence ATGCGAAATAGAACAAAACTGATTTTATTAGTAGCTATTGCTATTGTATGTATCTTGTTTTATGGCTTTTACGATATAAAGGGCGGCTTTGACTATGCCTTTCCAAAGCGTATGCTCCGAGTTTCAGCAATGATTGTAACTGGTATTGCCATCTCTTATTCAACTGTTGTATTCCAGACAATCACACATAATCGGATTTTAACACCTTCTGTTATGGGACTTGATTCGATGTATCAAGTCGTACAAACATTAATTTACTTCTTTGCGGGTTCAATGTCAGTTTGGGTGTTAAATAAATACTTAAACTTTGGTGCAGCAATTCTTGCAATGGTAGTGTTTGCAATGCTTTTATATCGCTTTTTGTTTAGGGCTGATAAGCATCCAATCTATTTTCTACTATTAATAGGGATGATCATAGGTACACTTCTTGGAAGTTTGGTAACATTTCTACAAGTATTGATTGATCCAGTTGAATATTTAAGTCTTCAAAGCCGTTTGTTTGCAACCTTTACAAACGTAAAGGCTGAGTTGTTGTTTATCTCAATTGGTATTCTATTCTTTGCGTTTCTTTATGGCTACCTTATTATGGGGAAACTGGATGTTATGTCACTTGGCCGGGAAAATGCTATGAACCTTGGTATAAACTATGACAGTATGGTTATGAGAATTTTAATTTTATCTTCTGTTTTAATCGCAACATCAACAGCGCTTGTTGGACCAATTACATTTTTTGGACTAATTGTTGCAAATCTTTCCTATCAATATTTGGTCACATATAAACACTCTATTCACATAATAGGTGCGAGTTTAATTAGTATTATTGCACTTGTTGGTGGGCAATTCCTTGTGGAGCATATCTTTGAATTACGCACAACGTTAAGTGTCATTATTAACTTTATCGGTGGAATTTACTTTATTTATCTATTACTTAAGGAAAGTAGGGCAGCAGGATGA
- a CDS encoding iron ABC transporter ATP-binding protein, translating into MIEIKGLTKQFGKKPVVEDVSVTIEPGTITSFIGPNGAGKSTLLSMVSRLLEADTGEVLLDQNNVKKWKSSEFAKRVSILRQANHLNVRLTVRELVAFGRYPYSKGRLTAEDDKFVDQAIDYMNLADMQDKFLDELSGGQKQRAFIAMVIAQDTDYVLLDEPLNNLDMKHSVQIMKILRRLVDELGKTVVIVLHDINFASVYSDRIVALKNGRLMKNGPTHEIINSDALREIYDMDIPVQEQNGCRICVYFNSHT; encoded by the coding sequence ATGATTGAAATCAAAGGATTAACAAAACAATTTGGTAAAAAGCCTGTTGTAGAGGATGTTTCAGTTACGATCGAGCCGGGAACCATTACATCGTTTATAGGGCCGAATGGAGCTGGTAAGTCAACACTTCTTTCTATGGTGAGCCGCTTATTAGAAGCAGATACAGGTGAAGTACTACTCGACCAAAACAATGTGAAGAAGTGGAAGTCCTCAGAATTTGCGAAGAGAGTATCTATTTTAAGGCAAGCAAACCACCTAAACGTTCGATTAACAGTTCGTGAGCTGGTTGCGTTTGGTCGCTATCCGTATTCGAAAGGACGTTTAACAGCTGAAGATGATAAATTTGTTGATCAAGCGATTGATTATATGAATTTAGCAGATATGCAAGACAAATTTTTAGATGAATTATCAGGCGGTCAGAAGCAAAGGGCATTTATTGCAATGGTCATTGCCCAGGATACTGATTATGTCTTATTAGATGAGCCTTTAAATAATTTAGATATGAAGCATTCAGTTCAAATTATGAAAATTTTACGCAGATTAGTTGATGAACTTGGAAAAACAGTTGTTATCGTTTTACATGACATTAACTTTGCATCCGTTTATTCAGATCGTATCGTTGCATTGAAAAATGGAAGGCTGATGAAAAACGGGCCAACTCATGAAATCATAAATTCTGATGCCTTACGTGAAATTTATGATATGGATATTCCTGTACAGGAGCAGAATGGATGCAGAATTTGTGTCTATTTTAATTCACATACGTAA
- a CDS encoding siderophore ABC transporter substrate-binding protein, translated as MRKTNLLIALLAAMVLMLAACGSNDEASTEPTKKESTETAEAEGQEEAAAGEEGPAYPMTVSPTVAVSEGRDGSSTSFEDVEFESMPEKIVVFDYGFLDTLDALGVEGIVGVAKDTSLPAHLEKYASDEYKSIGSLKEPLLEDIAEMAPDVIFISGRQSAFYEELKEIAPVVFVGTSQDDYWNTFLSSVDLAAKMFGKEAEAEEYTAKFDSALEEVKALAGTYETSLVTMYNEGKLSGFASNSNFGYIYNIYGFKPVTEDIESSSHGSNFGFEAILEFNPQVLFVIDRTAAIGGESNIDADMENDIIKKTDAYKNGKIVYLDGPLWYLSGGGLQSELAKIEEVLAELK; from the coding sequence ATGAGAAAAACAAATTTATTAATTGCATTGTTAGCAGCTATGGTATTAATGCTTGCTGCTTGTGGTTCTAACGATGAAGCTTCAACAGAACCTACAAAAAAAGAATCAACAGAAACTGCTGAAGCAGAAGGTCAAGAAGAAGCAGCAGCAGGAGAAGAAGGTCCAGCATACCCAATGACTGTATCTCCAACAGTTGCTGTAAGTGAAGGTAGAGATGGAAGTTCAACTAGTTTTGAAGATGTGGAATTTGAAAGTATGCCTGAAAAAATTGTTGTGTTCGATTATGGTTTCTTAGATACACTAGATGCACTAGGTGTTGAAGGAATTGTAGGGGTTGCAAAAGATACTAGCCTGCCAGCTCACCTTGAAAAATATGCTTCTGATGAGTATAAAAGTATTGGTAGCTTGAAGGAGCCTTTACTAGAAGATATCGCTGAAATGGCTCCTGATGTAATTTTTATCTCTGGTCGTCAGTCAGCATTCTATGAGGAACTAAAAGAAATCGCTCCTGTTGTGTTTGTGGGTACTTCACAAGATGACTACTGGAACACATTCTTATCTTCAGTAGATTTAGCAGCAAAAATGTTTGGTAAAGAAGCTGAAGCTGAAGAATACACAGCAAAGTTCGATTCAGCTTTAGAAGAAGTTAAAGCATTAGCTGGAACCTATGAAACTTCATTAGTAACAATGTACAATGAAGGTAAATTATCGGGCTTCGCATCAAACTCTAATTTTGGTTACATTTATAACATTTATGGCTTCAAACCAGTAACAGAAGATATCGAATCTTCATCACACGGTTCTAATTTCGGCTTCGAAGCAATTTTAGAATTCAATCCACAGGTATTATTTGTCATTGATCGTACAGCGGCAATTGGCGGCGAATCTAATATTGATGCTGATATGGAAAATGATATTATTAAGAAAACAGATGCTTATAAAAATGGAAAAATTGTTTATCTAGATGGCCCACTATGGTACTTAAGTGGTGGGGGTTTACAATCCGAGCTTGCCAAAATTGAAGAAGTGTTAGCTGAATTAAAATAA
- a CDS encoding NAD(P)H-dependent oxidoreductase encodes MKTLIILAHPSKNSFNASISYEVEMHLTNKGHEVRVRDLYALKFNPVLEEDNHTNFSQNKISEEIIEEQKKILWAENLVFIFPTWWCGMPAILKGYFDRVFTNGFAFRYEHLKGAEGLLKGKKCVVFQTTSQTEDFMKPNQLIASMETSMDVGILDYCGLNVITHKFFYSVPNVDKDAREKMLKEVKSIVDIL; translated from the coding sequence ATGAAAACACTTATTATTTTAGCACACCCTAGTAAGAATAGTTTTAATGCTTCCATTTCTTATGAGGTGGAAATGCACTTAACCAATAAAGGTCATGAGGTAAGAGTTCGTGATCTATATGCATTAAAGTTTAATCCTGTTTTGGAGGAAGATAATCATACTAATTTTTCCCAAAATAAAATATCGGAAGAAATCATAGAAGAACAAAAGAAAATTTTGTGGGCAGAAAACCTTGTGTTTATCTTTCCAACATGGTGGTGTGGTATGCCTGCAATCTTAAAGGGATACTTCGATCGGGTGTTCACAAATGGATTTGCCTTCAGGTATGAGCATTTAAAGGGTGCTGAAGGTTTACTCAAAGGGAAAAAATGTGTTGTGTTTCAAACAACAAGTCAAACGGAGGACTTTATGAAGCCAAATCAGCTTATCGCATCAATGGAAACTTCTATGGATGTTGGCATTCTAGATTATTGTGGATTAAATGTTATCACACACAAATTTTTTTATTCTGTACCGAATGTAGACAAGGATGCAAGAGAAAAAATGCTTAAGGAAGTAAAAAGTATTGTAGATATTTTATAA
- a CDS encoding class D sortase: MVKKLSYLLIVIGLGIVGYAGWEIFDTKMQTSNSLAEAKSIVESAPDKEIYKEEDGTFKPPIGEAIGILHIPRLNADLPIVEGTDPDDLEKGVGHYKGSYYPNENGQIVLSGHRDTVFRKAGELEVGDTFEVILPYGNFEYEITGTKIVEADDLSIITLQNEYEELLVTTCYPFSYVGNAPQRYIIYAKKKEV; encoded by the coding sequence ATCGTGAAAAAGCTATCATATTTATTAATTGTTATTGGATTAGGAATCGTAGGCTATGCAGGATGGGAGATTTTTGATACTAAAATGCAAACATCGAATTCGTTAGCTGAAGCGAAGTCGATTGTAGAATCTGCCCCTGATAAAGAAATATACAAAGAGGAAGATGGTACGTTTAAACCGCCGATAGGTGAGGCAATTGGAATCCTACATATTCCAAGATTAAATGCGGACTTGCCAATTGTAGAAGGAACAGACCCTGATGATCTTGAAAAAGGCGTTGGCCATTATAAGGGAAGCTATTATCCTAATGAAAATGGACAAATTGTTTTGTCTGGACATAGAGATACCGTTTTTCGTAAAGCGGGTGAGTTAGAAGTTGGTGATACATTTGAAGTTATATTACCGTATGGAAATTTTGAGTACGAAATTACCGGAACGAAAATCGTTGAAGCCGACGATTTAAGTATTATTACTCTTCAAAATGAGTATGAAGAGCTTTTAGTGACGACTTGCTATCCATTTAGCTATGTAGGAAATGCTCCACAACGTTATATTATTTATGCAAAAAAGAAAGAAGTATAA
- the tatC gene encoding twin-arginine translocase subunit TatC, which translates to MNVVDHLSELRKRVIITLASFLLFLIISFLYVQDIHHFLVKDLNDKLAILGPGDILWIYMAIAGISAITFTIPVAAFQIWLFVKPGLRKEEQKVTLAFIPGIFILFISGIAFGYFLLFPIVLSFLQSLAGDQFETFFTVDKYFRFMINLTVPFGFLFEMPAIIMFLTRLGIINPQRLAKSRKISYFFLIVISVLITPPDFISDILVIVPLVLLYEFSVTLSKIVYRKKLIHESEQVAQ; encoded by the coding sequence ATGAACGTTGTTGATCATTTAAGTGAATTAAGAAAAAGGGTAATTATTACGTTAGCTTCATTTCTTCTTTTTCTCATCATCTCTTTTCTATACGTTCAAGATATTCATCATTTCTTAGTAAAAGATCTAAATGATAAACTAGCAATCTTAGGTCCTGGTGATATTCTATGGATCTACATGGCTATTGCAGGAATCAGCGCGATTACATTTACAATTCCTGTTGCTGCATTTCAAATTTGGCTTTTTGTTAAGCCTGGTCTCAGAAAAGAAGAGCAAAAAGTAACGTTAGCTTTTATTCCCGGTATCTTCATTTTGTTTATTTCAGGAATCGCATTTGGGTATTTTCTACTGTTTCCAATTGTCCTATCCTTTCTCCAATCACTTGCAGGTGATCAGTTCGAAACATTTTTCACAGTGGATAAATACTTTAGATTCATGATTAATCTAACCGTACCCTTTGGCTTTTTATTTGAGATGCCTGCTATTATTATGTTTTTAACGAGACTTGGGATTATTAATCCACAGAGGCTTGCAAAATCAAGAAAAATTTCTTATTTCTTCTTAATCGTTATATCGGTACTTATTACACCCCCAGACTTCATATCAGATATTCTGGTTATTGTACCGTTAGTTCTTTTATATGAATTTAGTGTTACATTATCAAAAATAGTTTATCGAAAAAAGCTAATTCATGAATCAGAGCAAGTGGCACAATAA
- the tatA gene encoding twin-arginine translocase TatA/TatE family subunit — protein sequence MLQNIGIPGLIIILVIALIIFGPSKLPEIGRAFGSTLKEFKKATNDLVNGDNKEDDKAEENSKLQAIERPNSKTGS from the coding sequence ATGCTACAAAATATTGGAATTCCCGGATTAATCATTATTTTAGTTATTGCACTAATTATTTTCGGACCTTCAAAACTTCCTGAGATTGGACGAGCTTTTGGTTCAACGCTTAAGGAATTTAAAAAAGCCACAAATGATCTAGTTAATGGTGATAACAAAGAAGACGATAAAGCAGAAGAAAACTCAAAGCTACAAGCTATTGAGAGACCTAATAGTAAAACAGGTAGTTAA
- a CDS encoding alkaline phosphatase PhoX — translation MTENKEFKSMNRRDFLKVGGMSTVALSLGTTGLLSVGNATPSQAKGKPTSGFGGYGELLKDPNGILDLPRGFHYKIISRQGELMTDGTVIPGKFDGMAAFEGPNNTTILVRNHELSTGPAFGKNPYDPNAQGGTSALVVGPNREVKKEYVTSSGTIRNCAGGATPWGTWLTCEENRSEGHGYVFEVDPLQPENDLSKTPIKEMGRFSHEACAIDPSTGYVYLTEDASPSYLYRFIPNDLSQKPGSLQKGGTLYAAAIEAVTDPSASTFKTGQTFKLVWKEVDPHWCREEAKEKKCIEFSRLEGAFFQEGVFWFDDTSAGDKKLGRVYRYVPHTNTLELFYEGNDAQNMEYPDNICCTPWGDLWFVEDGNGQDRIMGITPEGKVYPFAANSFNDAEFAGPIFSPDGNTLFVNIQDPGMTFAIWGPFQRRNAARAREMSYAAPANLAPKLSERTAEAAKAQGMSVLEAAAFERHGVNLD, via the coding sequence GTGACCGAAAACAAAGAATTTAAAAGTATGAATCGTCGTGATTTTCTAAAGGTTGGAGGAATGAGTACAGTTGCATTGTCTTTAGGAACTACTGGGTTACTATCAGTAGGAAATGCTACACCGAGCCAGGCTAAAGGTAAACCTACATCTGGATTTGGTGGTTATGGAGAATTATTAAAAGATCCAAATGGAATTCTCGATTTACCTAGAGGTTTTCATTACAAAATTATTTCCAGACAAGGCGAGTTAATGACAGACGGAACAGTTATTCCTGGAAAGTTCGATGGAATGGCTGCATTTGAAGGTCCGAACAATACAACAATTCTTGTACGAAATCATGAGTTATCTACAGGTCCAGCATTTGGAAAAAACCCTTATGACCCTAATGCTCAAGGTGGTACATCAGCTTTAGTTGTAGGTCCAAATCGCGAGGTGAAAAAGGAATATGTTACATCTTCAGGAACAATCAGAAACTGTGCCGGAGGAGCAACACCTTGGGGCACTTGGTTAACTTGTGAAGAAAACCGTTCAGAAGGCCACGGATATGTTTTCGAGGTAGACCCACTTCAACCAGAAAACGACTTGTCCAAAACGCCAATCAAGGAAATGGGACGCTTTTCTCACGAGGCTTGTGCAATCGACCCTTCAACAGGATATGTTTACCTAACCGAAGATGCAAGCCCAAGCTACCTCTATCGTTTTATACCTAATGACTTAAGCCAAAAACCAGGATCATTACAAAAAGGCGGTACCCTATATGCAGCAGCAATTGAAGCTGTAACTGATCCATCAGCAAGCACCTTTAAAACAGGGCAAACATTTAAGCTTGTATGGAAGGAAGTAGATCCTCATTGGTGCCGTGAGGAAGCTAAAGAAAAAAAATGTATTGAATTCAGTAGACTTGAGGGTGCGTTCTTCCAAGAGGGTGTTTTCTGGTTTGATGACACATCTGCTGGTGACAAAAAACTTGGACGCGTTTATCGATACGTTCCTCATACGAATACATTAGAGCTTTTCTATGAAGGAAATGATGCGCAGAACATGGAATATCCAGATAATATCTGCTGTACGCCATGGGGTGACCTTTGGTTTGTAGAAGATGGGAATGGACAAGACCGCATTATGGGAATTACTCCAGAAGGAAAAGTTTATCCTTTTGCGGCGAACAGTTTCAATGATGCTGAATTTGCAGGACCAATCTTCTCACCAGATGGAAACACACTTTTTGTTAATATCCAAGACCCTGGTATGACCTTTGCCATTTGGGGACCGTTCCAACGCAGAAACGCTGCACGCGCTAGAGAAATGTCCTATGCTGCTCCTGCAAATCTTGCACCAAAACTCTCAGAAAGAACCGCTGAGGCTGCAAAGGCGCAAGGTATGTCTGTTCTAGAAGCAGCAGCATTTGAGCGTCATGGAGTAAATTTGGATTAA
- a CDS encoding RluA family pseudouridine synthase: MKRVGEWLEINIPVDWANNTVFYILSHKLGASKALIQKWNSTSAIMKNNHKADVNHQLLQDDQLCLHIFKEEDYGVIPEDHAIQVLYEDDHLLIVNKPAGIDTHPNEANQRGTLANSVAYYYQTCGLKIRVRHIHRLDRDTSGAVVFAKNDLAHSLLDQELQTKKIKRTYISIVNGRLSPPNGVIKKPIGKDRHHPTRRRVSPKGQSAVTHYHTEHYDQKKNLSVVSLQLETGRTHQIRVHLSSIGHPIIGDTLYGGDKKLLQRQALHAAKISLTHPISHKSIKVEATFPQDILSLLPE; this comes from the coding sequence ATGAAACGTGTCGGTGAATGGCTCGAAATAAACATCCCAGTAGACTGGGCAAACAATACTGTTTTCTACATATTATCGCACAAGCTTGGCGCTTCAAAGGCTCTTATTCAAAAGTGGAACAGCACATCAGCAATCATGAAAAACAATCATAAAGCAGACGTGAATCATCAACTTCTCCAAGATGATCAATTATGCCTACATATATTCAAGGAAGAAGATTATGGAGTCATACCAGAGGATCATGCAATACAGGTCCTTTATGAAGATGATCACCTACTGATTGTAAATAAACCAGCTGGGATTGATACACATCCCAATGAGGCAAATCAGAGGGGCACTCTGGCAAATAGCGTAGCTTACTATTACCAAACATGTGGACTTAAAATAAGAGTAAGACATATTCATCGTCTTGACAGAGATACCTCTGGTGCCGTTGTTTTTGCAAAGAATGACTTAGCCCATTCTCTATTAGATCAAGAGCTTCAGACAAAAAAGATTAAACGTACATATATCTCAATTGTAAATGGGAGATTGTCTCCACCAAATGGTGTGATCAAAAAGCCTATTGGTAAGGATCGCCATCATCCTACACGAAGAAGAGTTTCACCAAAGGGACAAAGTGCGGTAACACACTATCACACAGAACATTATGACCAAAAGAAAAACTTGTCCGTTGTATCACTACAACTTGAAACAGGAAGAACTCATCAAATCCGCGTTCATTTAAGTTCAATAGGTCATCCAATCATTGGAGATACCCTTTATGGTGGAGACAAAAAACTCTTACAGCGACAGGCTTTGCATGCTGCAAAGATTTCTCTAACTCATCCTATCTCGCACAAATCTATTAAAGTAGAAGCTACGTTTCCACAAGATATCCTCTCTTTATTACCTGAATAA
- a CDS encoding DUF5365 family protein has translation MKVVVASTDEQENHIAELIEQLYTEIFPRFFPDDEILELKQLKVLQPQASDQVYNGTLKDAFQIISSLQALIAVLDLINDCKDEKEYEEMFERNSQNLNEYGYFFPLSFSQFKHAESREGKFSQFIKPANHFMI, from the coding sequence GTGAAGGTTGTTGTGGCGTCAACGGACGAACAAGAAAACCACATAGCGGAGTTAATTGAACAACTGTATACCGAAATATTTCCGAGGTTTTTTCCAGATGATGAAATTTTGGAATTAAAACAACTAAAAGTGCTTCAGCCGCAAGCATCTGATCAGGTATACAATGGGACATTAAAAGATGCATTTCAAATTATTTCAAGCCTTCAAGCATTGATTGCCGTTCTTGACTTAATTAATGATTGTAAAGATGAAAAAGAATATGAAGAAATGTTTGAGCGGAATAGCCAGAACTTAAATGAATATGGTTATTTCTTTCCTTTGTCCTTTTCTCAATTTAAACATGCTGAGAGTAGGGAAGGGAAATTTAGTCAATTCATTAAGCCGGCTAATCACTTCATGATCTAG
- a CDS encoding thioredoxin family protein — translation MKKILIFGAVILILFGGLAFVTTYQNNQKAEGNVYGKSDLDPATIDQLDDPNYQNIILPDELEKKLENKEDTVVYFFSPLCEHCKATTPVLMPIADEVGVEINQLNLLEFEDAWQQYNITGTPTLVHYQDGKEVARSEGSNTEEAFRSLLNEWNAE, via the coding sequence ATGAAAAAAATTCTTATTTTTGGTGCAGTTATTTTAATCCTTTTTGGTGGACTAGCATTTGTGACAACGTATCAAAACAATCAAAAAGCGGAAGGAAATGTGTACGGAAAGAGTGATCTTGATCCCGCAACAATTGATCAACTCGATGACCCTAATTATCAAAACATTATTCTTCCAGATGAATTGGAAAAGAAATTAGAAAACAAAGAAGATACTGTTGTCTACTTTTTCAGCCCATTATGTGAGCATTGTAAAGCAACTACCCCTGTATTAATGCCAATTGCAGATGAAGTTGGTGTCGAGATCAACCAACTGAATTTATTAGAATTTGAAGATGCATGGCAACAATACAATATAACTGGAACACCTACTCTTGTTCATTATCAAGATGGTAAAGAAGTAGCACGTTCAGAAGGATCAAATACAGAAGAAGCATTTCGTTCATTATTAAATGAATGGAATGCTGAGTAA
- a CDS encoding disulfide oxidoreductase gives MSSSTKKQVENLLSIAWMASFIATLGSLYFSEILKYTPCELCWYQRIFMYPLVIILGIGVYKKDAGIALYTLILSAVGGCISLYHYGVQKVSFLGENSVSCGIVPCTGEYINWLGFITIPFLALIGFTIVFITSLLILKKAGK, from the coding sequence ATGTCGAGCTCTACTAAAAAGCAAGTAGAAAATTTATTATCAATAGCATGGATGGCATCGTTTATTGCTACATTAGGAAGTCTTTACTTCTCTGAAATATTAAAATACACTCCATGTGAGCTTTGTTGGTATCAACGAATTTTTATGTATCCTTTAGTTATTATTTTAGGAATTGGTGTTTATAAAAAGGATGCAGGTATCGCACTTTATACACTTATATTATCTGCAGTTGGAGGATGTATCTCTCTTTATCATTATGGAGTCCAAAAGGTTTCATTTTTAGGAGAAAATTCTGTCTCATGCGGAATTGTTCCTTGTACAGGTGAGTATATAAATTGGCTAGGTTTTATAACCATTCCTTTTTTAGCACTAATTGGGTTTACAATTGTTTTTATTACAAGTTTATTAATTCTAAAGAAAGCAGGTAAATAA
- a CDS encoding CBS domain-containing protein → MTTSVATVSSNQTIKEAAELMSQNNVGSIPVVDNGQLRGIITDRDITLRSTAEGLDSNTLVSQVMSTNLVSGHTNMSTEEAAKVMAQHQIRRLPIVENNQLVGIVALGDLATNQMSDEAAGHALTNISVPNKTN, encoded by the coding sequence ATGACAACAAGTGTTGCAACTGTTTCTTCTAATCAAACGATTAAAGAAGCAGCAGAGTTGATGAGTCAAAATAATGTTGGTTCTATTCCTGTTGTTGATAATGGACAATTAAGAGGAATTATTACCGACCGTGATATTACTCTTCGCTCAACTGCTGAGGGACTTGATAGCAATACATTAGTTTCTCAAGTCATGTCAACAAACCTTGTATCTGGTCACACAAACATGTCAACTGAAGAAGCGGCAAAGGTGATGGCTCAACATCAAATTCGTCGACTTCCAATCGTTGAAAACAATCAATTAGTTGGGATTGTAGCATTAGGTGATTTGGCAACAAATCAAATGTCCGACGAAGCAGCTGGACATGCTTTAACGAATATCTCTGTACCGAATAAAACAAATTAG